In Fodinicola acaciae, the following proteins share a genomic window:
- a CDS encoding DUF7594 domain-containing protein, whose translation MRVAAISCAIAVPLGASGLVLANTAAPDAGSSVVAKAEADSYVDHDRPTVNFGQSRRLLVGGRSWPMSYVRFQLPAAVANQIRGARLVLTYATPPAAGATVSTALAASWWTENGVTAENGPTPGYALGRSSGKTGKDAASFDVTRAVRGKTQVTLAVWGSGPQTVFASRESGSPPRLEIQLNGEAPPIRAEESPSPSASPSPSTSPSPSVSPTPSASMSPSPSPSGSGSAQPDPACPVSDKLVPSCGAWWGVAANPLNGETWDQALSNFETEIGRSVDIAHFYKKSPEFFPSSTEIARAHDPAHPRILLINWKPQGDRTWAQVAGGAVDAYIDQEASYLKKNFTDRFFLALHHEPEMDVNPTAGSGMTAKDYAAMFRHVVERLRADGVTNAVFVLNYLGTPDWGSQPWFNDLYPGDDVVDWIAEDPYVIRGSDPWWTTTFGAAVDRKESGHPQWPGFYSWAKQYHPDRPIMLAEWGVDEQPSDPDGKADFFLNQIGGMQQYPNIKALVYWNSVPFHPVGITRVDSSQPALDAYRKLSDIPFLNQPGT comes from the coding sequence GTGCGTGTCGCCGCCATTTCGTGCGCGATCGCCGTGCCGCTCGGCGCATCTGGTTTGGTGCTGGCAAACACGGCCGCTCCGGACGCCGGCAGCAGCGTCGTGGCGAAGGCGGAAGCCGATTCCTATGTGGATCACGACCGCCCGACCGTCAACTTCGGACAGTCGCGGCGGCTGTTGGTTGGTGGCAGGTCGTGGCCGATGTCGTACGTACGCTTCCAGCTGCCGGCCGCCGTTGCGAACCAGATTCGCGGCGCGCGTCTGGTGCTGACATACGCGACACCGCCGGCCGCGGGCGCCACCGTGTCGACCGCGCTGGCCGCCTCCTGGTGGACCGAAAACGGGGTCACCGCGGAAAACGGGCCGACCCCTGGCTACGCGTTGGGCCGGTCGAGCGGGAAAACCGGCAAGGACGCGGCCAGTTTCGACGTGACGCGAGCCGTACGCGGAAAGACTCAGGTCACCCTCGCGGTGTGGGGCAGCGGTCCGCAAACCGTGTTCGCGTCACGGGAGAGCGGATCGCCGCCGCGGCTGGAGATCCAGCTCAACGGCGAGGCGCCGCCGATACGCGCCGAGGAGTCGCCGTCGCCGTCGGCGTCTCCGAGTCCGTCCACGTCACCGAGTCCGTCGGTTTCGCCGACGCCGTCGGCATCGATGTCGCCATCCCCGTCACCGAGTGGATCCGGGTCCGCGCAACCGGATCCGGCCTGCCCGGTGTCCGACAAGCTGGTGCCGTCGTGCGGCGCGTGGTGGGGTGTGGCGGCCAATCCGCTCAACGGCGAGACCTGGGACCAGGCGCTGAGCAACTTCGAGACCGAGATCGGCCGGTCGGTCGACATCGCGCATTTCTACAAGAAGTCGCCGGAGTTCTTCCCCTCCTCGACCGAGATCGCCCGCGCGCACGACCCGGCGCATCCGCGGATCCTGCTGATCAACTGGAAACCGCAGGGTGACCGGACCTGGGCGCAGGTCGCTGGTGGCGCGGTCGACGCGTACATCGACCAGGAAGCCAGCTATCTCAAGAAAAACTTCACCGACCGGTTTTTCCTGGCCCTGCACCACGAGCCGGAGATGGACGTCAACCCGACCGCCGGTTCCGGCATGACCGCCAAGGATTATGCCGCGATGTTCCGGCACGTCGTCGAGCGGCTGCGTGCCGACGGCGTGACCAACGCCGTATTTGTGTTGAACTATCTCGGCACGCCTGACTGGGGCAGCCAGCCGTGGTTCAACGATCTCTATCCCGGTGACGACGTGGTCGACTGGATCGCCGAGGACCCGTACGTGATCCGCGGCTCCGATCCGTGGTGGACGACGACTTTCGGCGCGGCCGTCGACCGCAAGGAATCCGGACATCCGCAGTGGCCGGGTTTCTACAGCTGGGCCAAGCAATATCACCCCGACCGGCCGATCATGCTCGCCGAGTGGGGCGTCGACGAACAGCCGAGCGATCCGGACGGCAAGGCCGACTTCTTCCTCAACCAGATCGGCGGAATGCAGCAGTATCCCAACATCAAGGCGCTGGTCTACTGGAACTCGGTGCCATTCCACCCGGTCGGCATCACCAGGGTCGACTCGTCCCAGCCGGCGCTGGACGCGTATCGGAAGCTCTCCGACATCCCGTTCCTCAACCAACCGGGCACGTAA